In the genome of Pseudomonas protegens, one region contains:
- a CDS encoding osmoprotectant NAGGN system M42 family peptidase, translating into MTRPIPQPDLAYLQKVLLEMLAIPSPTGFTDTIVRYVAERLEELGIPFELTRRGTIRATLKGQKNSPDRAVSAHLDTIGASVRTVKDNGRLTLAPVGCWSSRFAEGSRVSLFTDNGVLRGSVLPLMASGHAFNTAVDELPISWDHIELRLDAYCTTRADCESLGIGVGDFVAFDPLPEFTESGHISARHLDDKAGVAALLAALKAIVDSGESLMIDCHPLFTITEETGSGAAAALPWDVSEFVGIDIAPVAPGQHSSEHAVSVAMQDSGGPYDYHLSRHLLRLAAEHELPVRRDLFRYYFSDAHSAVTAGHDIRTALLAFGCDATHGYERTHIDSLAALSRLLSAYILSPPVFASDAQPAQGSLDRFSHQLEHDTQMESDTRVPSVDSLVGNKS; encoded by the coding sequence ATGACCCGCCCGATTCCCCAACCGGACCTCGCCTACCTGCAGAAAGTCCTCCTGGAAATGCTCGCCATTCCCAGCCCCACCGGCTTTACCGACACCATCGTGCGCTACGTCGCCGAACGCCTGGAAGAACTGGGCATCCCCTTCGAACTGACCCGGCGCGGCACCATCCGCGCCACCCTCAAGGGCCAGAAGAACAGCCCCGACCGGGCCGTCTCGGCGCACCTGGACACCATCGGTGCCAGCGTCCGTACGGTGAAAGACAATGGCCGCCTGACCCTGGCCCCGGTGGGCTGCTGGTCCAGCCGCTTCGCCGAGGGCAGCCGGGTCAGCCTGTTCACCGACAACGGCGTGCTGCGCGGCAGCGTGCTGCCGCTGATGGCCTCCGGCCACGCCTTCAACACCGCGGTGGATGAGCTGCCCATCAGTTGGGACCACATCGAACTGCGCCTGGACGCCTACTGCACCACCCGCGCCGACTGCGAATCCTTAGGCATAGGCGTGGGCGACTTTGTCGCCTTCGACCCCTTGCCGGAGTTCACCGAAAGCGGCCACATCAGCGCCCGGCACCTGGATGACAAGGCCGGCGTCGCCGCCCTGCTGGCGGCGCTCAAGGCCATCGTCGACAGCGGTGAAAGCTTGATGATCGACTGCCACCCGCTGTTCACCATCACCGAGGAAACCGGCAGCGGTGCGGCGGCGGCCCTGCCCTGGGACGTCAGCGAGTTCGTCGGCATCGACATCGCCCCGGTCGCCCCGGGCCAGCACTCCAGCGAGCATGCGGTGAGCGTGGCCATGCAGGACTCCGGCGGCCCTTACGACTATCACCTGTCCCGGCACCTGCTGCGTCTGGCCGCCGAGCACGAACTGCCGGTGCGCCGCGACCTGTTCCGCTACTACTTCAGCGACGCCCACTCGGCCGTCACCGCCGGCCATGACATCCGCACCGCCCTGCTGGCCTTTGGTTGCGACGCCACCCACGGCTACGAGCGCACCCATATCGACAGCCTGGCGGCACTCAGCCGCTTGCTCAGCGCCTATATCCTCAGCCCGCCGGTGTTCGCCAGCGATGCACAGCCGGCCCAGGGCTCCCTGGACCGCTTCAGTCATCAGCTGGAACACGACACGCAGATGGAGAGCGACACTCGGGTGCCCTCGGTGGACAGCCTGGTGGGCAACAAGTCTTGA
- a CDS encoding YheU family protein, with translation MLIPHEQLEVDTLTRLIEDFVTREGTDNGDETPLETRVLRVRQALSKGQAVIVFDPDSEQCQLMLKHDVPKELFD, from the coding sequence ATGCTGATTCCCCACGAGCAACTTGAAGTCGACACCCTGACCCGTCTGATCGAAGACTTCGTCACCCGCGAGGGCACCGACAACGGCGACGAGACGCCTCTGGAAACCCGCGTGCTGCGGGTGCGTCAGGCCCTGAGCAAGGGCCAGGCGGTGATCGTTTTCGACCCCGACAGCGAGCAGTGCCAGTTGATGCTCAAGCACGATGTGCCCAAGGAATTGTTCGACTGA
- the mnmC gene encoding bifunctional tRNA (5-methylaminomethyl-2-thiouridine)(34)-methyltransferase MnmD/FAD-dependent 5-carboxymethylaminomethyl-2-thiouridine(34) oxidoreductase MnmC, which produces MTPELPHAQLDWDDQGRPRSRVFDDVYFSSDSGLDETRHVFIEQNRLRERFAALSAGEKFVIGETGFGTGLNFLCAWQLFQEQAPATARLHFVSVEKYPLSPADLQRALALWPELADLSQQLLKHYVAVHGGFQRIMLDDGRVTLTLLIGDALEQLPQLDAQIDAWFLDGFAPAKNPDMWTPELFAELARLAAPGSTLSTFTSTGWVRRLLNAAGFKMKRTPGIGRKWEVLRGEFLGWPEDSPPPARAKPWFARPPAQAKTALVIGGGLAGCASAASLAARGWQVQLLERHEQLAQEASGNPQGVLYLKLSAHGTALSQMILSGFGYTRRQLEHLQRGQDWDACGVLQLAFNPKEAERQAQLAAAFPADLLRQLDQPEAQALAGIGLDHGGLFYPEGGWVHPPALCQWQAGHPQIQVLAHREVLELRRGDQQWQAWDGERMLASAAVVILAGAAEIKRFPASAELPLKRIRGQITRLPQTAQSQSLATVVCAEGYVAPPRLGEHTLGASFDFNSQDLTPTAEEHAGNLDMLREISSDLLQRLNAEQLPLESLKGRAAFRCTSPDYLPIVGPLADPAAFAETYAALGKDARQVPDLPCPWLHGLYINSGHGSRGLITAPLSGELLAAWLENEPLPLPRSVAEACHPNRFALRRLIRGQA; this is translated from the coding sequence ATGACACCTGAACTGCCCCACGCCCAGCTCGACTGGGACGACCAAGGACGCCCGCGCTCGCGGGTCTTCGACGATGTGTATTTCTCCAGCGACTCGGGCCTGGATGAAACCCGCCATGTGTTCATCGAACAGAATCGCCTGCGCGAACGCTTTGCCGCGCTGTCGGCGGGCGAAAAATTTGTCATCGGTGAAACCGGCTTCGGCACCGGGCTGAATTTTCTCTGCGCCTGGCAGTTGTTCCAGGAGCAAGCGCCGGCCACTGCCCGGCTGCATTTCGTCAGCGTGGAAAAGTACCCCCTGAGCCCGGCCGATCTGCAACGGGCCCTGGCCCTGTGGCCAGAACTGGCGGACCTGAGCCAGCAGCTGCTCAAGCACTACGTCGCCGTGCACGGCGGTTTCCAGCGCATCATGCTGGACGACGGCCGGGTCACCCTGACCCTGCTGATCGGCGACGCCCTGGAGCAACTGCCGCAACTGGACGCGCAGATCGACGCCTGGTTTCTCGACGGTTTCGCCCCGGCGAAAAACCCCGACATGTGGACCCCGGAACTGTTCGCCGAACTGGCGCGCCTGGCCGCTCCGGGCTCTACCCTCAGCACCTTCACCAGCACCGGCTGGGTACGCCGCCTGTTGAACGCGGCGGGCTTCAAGATGAAGCGCACCCCGGGCATCGGTCGCAAATGGGAAGTGCTGCGCGGCGAATTCCTCGGCTGGCCCGAGGACAGCCCACCGCCAGCCCGGGCCAAGCCTTGGTTCGCCCGCCCACCGGCCCAGGCCAAAACCGCCCTGGTGATCGGCGGTGGGCTGGCCGGTTGCGCCAGTGCCGCCAGCCTCGCTGCCCGCGGTTGGCAGGTGCAGTTACTGGAGCGCCATGAGCAACTGGCCCAGGAAGCCTCGGGCAATCCGCAAGGGGTGCTCTACCTCAAGCTTTCAGCCCACGGCACGGCGCTGTCGCAAATGATCCTCAGCGGTTTCGGCTACACCCGGCGCCAGCTGGAACACCTGCAACGCGGCCAGGACTGGGACGCCTGCGGGGTGCTGCAACTGGCGTTCAATCCCAAGGAAGCCGAGCGTCAGGCGCAGTTGGCCGCGGCCTTCCCCGCCGACCTGCTGCGGCAGCTGGATCAGCCAGAGGCCCAGGCCCTGGCCGGCATCGGCCTGGACCACGGCGGCCTGTTCTATCCCGAAGGCGGCTGGGTGCATCCGCCAGCCCTGTGCCAGTGGCAGGCCGGGCATCCGCAGATCCAGGTCCTGGCGCACCGGGAGGTGCTGGAGTTGCGCCGGGGCGATCAGCAATGGCAAGCCTGGGACGGCGAACGGATGCTGGCCAGCGCGGCGGTGGTGATCCTTGCCGGGGCCGCAGAGATCAAACGCTTCCCGGCCAGCGCCGAATTGCCCCTCAAGCGCATTCGCGGGCAAATCACCCGCCTGCCGCAGACCGCGCAGAGCCAGAGCCTGGCCACCGTGGTCTGCGCCGAAGGCTACGTCGCGCCGCCGCGCCTGGGCGAGCACACCCTGGGCGCCAGCTTCGACTTCAACAGCCAGGACCTGACCCCAACCGCTGAGGAACATGCCGGCAACCTGGACATGCTGCGGGAAATCTCCAGCGACCTGCTGCAACGCCTGAACGCCGAGCAGTTACCCCTGGAAAGCCTAAAAGGTCGTGCGGCCTTTCGTTGTACCAGCCCGGACTACCTGCCCATCGTCGGCCCCCTGGCGGACCCGGCAGCGTTCGCTGAAACCTACGCCGCCCTGGGCAAGGACGCGCGCCAGGTCCCGGACCTGCCCTGCCCCTGGCTGCACGGCCTGTACATCAACAGTGGCCATGGTTCTCGCGGCTTGATCACCGCGCCGTTGTCCGGCGAGCTGCTGGCCGCCTGGCTGGAAAACGAGCCATTGCCACTGCCCAGAAGCGTGGCCGAGGCCTGTCATCCCAATCGCTTTGCCCTGCGCCGCCTGATTCGCGGCCAGGCCTGA
- the pap gene encoding polyphosphate:AMP phosphotransferase — MFESAEIGHAIDKETYDAEVPALREALLEAQFELRQKASFPVIVLINGIEGAGKGETVKLLSEWMDPRLIEVRTFDQQTDEELSRPPAWRYWRMLPAKGRMGVFFGNWYSQMLQGRVHGEIKDPRLDQAINGAERLEKMLCDEGALIFKFWFHLSKKQMKDRLKSLQDDPLHSWRISPLDWQQSQTYDKFVKYGERVLRRTSRDYAPWHVIEGVDPHYRSLTVGRILLEGLQNALNRQPLKPTQVNAAPLPTAVDELSLLDSLDMTQHLDKDDYEEQLITEQARLAGLLRDKRMRKHALVAVFEGNDAAGKGGAIRRVAAALDPRQYSIVPIAAPTEDERAQPYLWRFWRHIPARGKFTIFDRSWYGRVLVERVEGFCQPADWLRAYSEINDFEEQLADARVIVVKFWLAIDKDTQLERFQAREAIPFKRFKITEDDWRNRDKWGDYRIAVGDMVDRTSTEVAPWTLVEANDKRWARVKVLRTINLALEAAFERSDKHDKKDKK, encoded by the coding sequence ATGTTCGAATCCGCTGAAATCGGTCACGCCATCGACAAAGAAACCTACGACGCCGAAGTGCCTGCCTTGCGTGAAGCCTTGCTTGAAGCCCAGTTCGAGCTGCGCCAGAAGGCGAGCTTTCCGGTGATCGTGCTGATCAACGGGATCGAGGGCGCGGGCAAGGGCGAGACGGTCAAGCTGCTCAGTGAATGGATGGACCCACGCTTGATCGAGGTGCGGACGTTCGACCAGCAGACCGACGAGGAACTGTCGCGACCGCCAGCCTGGCGCTACTGGCGGATGCTTCCGGCCAAGGGCCGCATGGGCGTGTTCTTCGGCAACTGGTACAGCCAGATGCTCCAGGGCCGGGTGCATGGCGAGATCAAGGACCCGCGCCTGGACCAGGCGATCAATGGCGCCGAACGCCTGGAAAAGATGCTCTGCGATGAAGGCGCGCTGATCTTCAAGTTCTGGTTTCACCTGTCCAAGAAACAGATGAAGGACCGCCTCAAGTCGTTGCAGGATGACCCGCTGCACAGCTGGCGCATCAGCCCGCTGGACTGGCAGCAGTCACAAACCTACGACAAGTTCGTCAAGTACGGCGAGCGGGTGTTGCGCCGCACCAGTCGTGACTACGCGCCCTGGCATGTGATCGAGGGCGTCGATCCGCATTACCGCAGCCTCACCGTGGGCCGGATCCTGCTGGAGGGGTTGCAGAATGCCTTGAACCGTCAGCCGCTGAAGCCGACCCAGGTCAACGCCGCACCGCTGCCGACGGCGGTGGATGAGCTGAGTCTGCTGGACAGCCTGGACATGACCCAGCACCTGGACAAGGACGACTACGAGGAACAGTTGATTACCGAGCAGGCGCGCCTGGCCGGTCTGCTGCGGGACAAGCGCATGCGCAAGCACGCTCTGGTGGCGGTCTTCGAGGGCAATGATGCGGCGGGCAAGGGCGGCGCCATTCGCCGGGTCGCGGCGGCCCTGGACCCGCGCCAATACAGCATCGTGCCGATTGCCGCGCCCACCGAAGATGAACGGGCGCAGCCTTATCTCTGGCGTTTCTGGCGGCATATTCCGGCGCGCGGCAAGTTCACCATCTTCGACCGCTCCTGGTATGGCCGGGTGCTGGTGGAGCGGGTCGAGGGGTTCTGCCAGCCGGCGGACTGGCTGCGGGCCTACAGCGAGATCAACGACTTCGAGGAGCAGTTGGCCGATGCCCGGGTGATCGTGGTGAAGTTCTGGCTGGCGATCGACAAGGACACCCAGCTGGAGCGTTTCCAGGCTCGGGAGGCGATTCCCTTCAAGCGCTTCAAGATCACCGAGGACGACTGGCGCAACCGCGACAAGTGGGGCGACTACCGCATCGCCGTCGGCGACATGGTCGACCGGACCAGCACCGAAGTGGCGCCCTGGACCCTGGTGGAGGCCAACGACAAGCGCTGGGCCCGGGTCAAGGTCCTGCGCACCATCAATCTGGCCCTGGAGGCCGCCTTCGAGCGTTCCGACAAGCACGACAAGAAGGACAAGAAGTAG
- a CDS encoding YnfA family protein produces MLNYLWFFLAALFEIAGCYAFWMWLRQGKSALWVIPALISLTLFALLLTKVEATYAGRAYAAYGGIYIVASIGWLAVVERVRPLGSDWLGLALCVIGASVILFGPRFSNG; encoded by the coding sequence ATGCTCAATTACCTGTGGTTCTTCCTCGCCGCGCTGTTTGAAATCGCCGGCTGCTATGCCTTCTGGATGTGGCTGCGCCAGGGCAAGAGCGCCTTGTGGGTGATTCCCGCCCTGATCAGCCTGACCCTGTTCGCCCTGTTGCTGACCAAAGTCGAAGCCACTTACGCCGGGCGCGCCTACGCCGCCTACGGTGGCATCTACATCGTTGCGTCGATTGGCTGGCTGGCGGTGGTGGAGCGGGTGCGGCCCCTGGGCTCGGACTGGCTGGGGCTGGCACTGTGTGTGATCGGGGCCAGTGTGATTCTGTTTGGCCCGCGCTTTTCCAACGGTTGA
- a CDS encoding N-acetylglutaminylglutamine amidotransferase, with protein MCGLAGELRFDHQPADLAAVERITHHLAPRGPDAWGFHSQGPIALGHRRLKIMDLSDGSAQPMIDNQLGLSLAFNGAIYNFPELRAELEAQGYAFHSGGDTEVLLKGYHAWGADLLPKLNGMFAFAIWERDAQRLFIARDRLGVKPLYLSRTGQRLRFASALPALLKGGDINPILDPVALNHYLNFHAVVPAPRTLLAGIEKLPPATWMRIEADGRSEQQTWWSLPYGPRADEAQLTLEDWTDRVLDSTREAVAIRQRAAVDVGVLLSGGVDSSLLVGLLREVGVDDLSTFSIGFEDAGGERGDEFQYSDLIARHYGTRHHQLRIDEREIIEQLPAAFRAMSEPMVSHDCIAFYLLSREVAKHCKVVQSGQGADELFAGYHWYPQVDGASDPYAAYRAAFFDRSYDDYAATVQPQWLTAHDAAGDFVREHFAQPGADAPVDKALRLDSTVMLVDDPVKRVDNMTMAWGLEARTPFLDYRLVELSARVPARFKLPDGGKQVLKEAARRVIPSEVIDRKKGYFPVPGLKHLQGDTLDWVRELLLDPSQDRGLFNPAMLDRLLTDPQGQLTPLRGSKLWQLAALNLWLSEQGI; from the coding sequence ATGTGCGGATTAGCTGGCGAATTACGCTTTGATCATCAACCTGCCGACCTGGCAGCGGTTGAACGAATCACCCACCACTTGGCCCCCCGCGGCCCGGACGCCTGGGGCTTTCACAGCCAGGGCCCGATCGCCCTGGGCCATCGACGGCTGAAAATCATGGACCTGTCGGACGGCTCGGCGCAGCCCATGATCGACAATCAGCTGGGGCTGTCCCTGGCCTTCAACGGCGCGATCTACAACTTCCCCGAATTGCGCGCCGAACTGGAAGCCCAGGGCTACGCCTTTCATTCCGGCGGCGACACCGAAGTGCTGCTCAAGGGCTACCACGCCTGGGGCGCGGACCTGCTGCCCAAGCTCAACGGCATGTTCGCCTTCGCTATCTGGGAACGCGACGCCCAGCGCCTGTTCATCGCCCGCGACCGCCTCGGGGTCAAGCCTTTGTACCTGTCGCGCACAGGCCAGCGGCTGCGCTTCGCCTCGGCCCTGCCGGCCTTGCTCAAGGGCGGCGATATCAATCCGATCCTCGACCCGGTGGCGCTCAATCACTACCTGAACTTCCACGCCGTGGTGCCGGCACCGCGCACCTTGCTGGCGGGCATTGAAAAACTGCCGCCGGCCACCTGGATGCGCATCGAGGCCGACGGCCGCAGCGAACAGCAGACCTGGTGGTCCCTGCCCTACGGCCCCCGTGCCGACGAAGCCCAGCTGACACTGGAAGACTGGACTGACCGGGTGCTCGATAGCACCCGCGAGGCGGTGGCCATCCGGCAACGGGCGGCGGTGGATGTCGGCGTGCTGCTGTCCGGCGGTGTCGACTCCAGCCTGCTGGTAGGCCTGCTGCGGGAAGTCGGAGTAGACGACCTGTCGACCTTCTCCATCGGCTTCGAGGATGCCGGCGGCGAACGCGGCGACGAGTTCCAGTACTCGGACCTGATTGCCCGCCACTACGGCACCCGGCATCACCAGTTGCGCATCGACGAGCGCGAGATCATCGAGCAGTTGCCGGCGGCGTTCCGCGCCATGAGCGAGCCGATGGTCAGCCACGATTGCATCGCCTTCTATTTGTTGTCCCGGGAAGTGGCCAAGCACTGCAAGGTGGTGCAAAGCGGCCAGGGCGCCGACGAACTGTTCGCCGGCTACCACTGGTACCCGCAGGTAGACGGCGCCAGCGACCCGTATGCCGCCTACCGCGCGGCCTTCTTCGATCGCAGCTACGACGACTACGCGGCCACCGTGCAGCCGCAATGGCTGACCGCCCACGACGCCGCCGGTGACTTCGTCCGCGAGCATTTCGCCCAGCCCGGCGCCGATGCGCCGGTAGACAAGGCCCTGCGCCTGGACAGCACGGTGATGCTGGTGGATGACCCGGTCAAACGGGTGGACAACATGACCATGGCCTGGGGCCTGGAGGCACGCACACCGTTCCTCGACTACCGCCTGGTGGAGCTGTCGGCCCGGGTGCCGGCGCGTTTCAAGCTGCCGGACGGCGGCAAGCAGGTGCTCAAGGAAGCGGCGCGGCGGGTGATCCCCAGTGAGGTGATCGACCGCAAGAAAGGCTACTTCCCGGTGCCGGGCCTCAAGCACTTGCAGGGCGACACCCTGGACTGGGTGCGTGAACTGCTGCTGGACCCGAGCCAGGATCGCGGCCTGTTCAACCCGGCCATGCTCGATCGCCTGCTGACCGATCCCCAGGGCCAACTGACGCCCCTGCGCGGCTCCAAGCTGTGGCAACTGGCGGCCTTGAACCTGTGGCTCAGCGAACAAGGAATCTGA
- a CDS encoding SDR family oxidoreductase, which translates to MQNRMMITGAGSGLGREIALRWARDGWRLALSDVSEAGLQETLKLVRAAGGDGFVQRCDVRDYSQLTAFAQACEVKFGGIDIIVNNAGVASGGFFSELSLEDWDWQIAINLMGVVKGCKAFLPLLEQSKGKIINIASMAALMQGPAMSNYNVAKAGVVALSESLLVELAQQEIGVHVVCPSFFQTNLLDSFRGPTPAMKAQVGKLLESSPITAAQIADYIHTQVNAGQFMILPHEQGRMAWALKQKNPQALYDEMTLMADKMRAKAKQGAH; encoded by the coding sequence ATGCAAAATCGCATGATGATCACTGGCGCCGGCTCCGGCCTGGGTCGCGAAATCGCTTTGCGCTGGGCCCGCGATGGCTGGCGGCTGGCCTTGTCCGATGTCAGCGAGGCGGGCCTGCAGGAAACCCTGAAGCTGGTACGCGCCGCCGGTGGCGACGGCTTCGTGCAGCGCTGCGATGTGCGTGACTACAGCCAGCTGACTGCCTTCGCCCAGGCTTGCGAAGTGAAGTTCGGCGGCATCGACATCATCGTCAACAACGCTGGCGTGGCGTCCGGCGGGTTCTTCAGCGAGCTGTCCCTGGAGGATTGGGACTGGCAGATCGCGATCAACCTGATGGGCGTGGTCAAGGGCTGCAAGGCCTTTCTGCCGCTGCTGGAACAGAGCAAGGGCAAGATCATCAACATCGCCTCCATGGCCGCCTTGATGCAGGGCCCGGCCATGAGCAACTACAACGTGGCCAAGGCCGGAGTGGTGGCGCTGTCCGAGAGCCTGCTGGTCGAGCTGGCGCAGCAGGAAATCGGCGTGCACGTGGTCTGTCCGTCGTTCTTCCAGACCAACCTGCTGGACTCTTTCCGTGGTCCGACCCCGGCGATGAAGGCCCAGGTGGGCAAATTGCTGGAAAGTTCGCCGATTACCGCCGCCCAGATTGCCGATTACATCCACACCCAGGTCAATGCTGGCCAGTTCATGATCCTGCCCCACGAACAAGGGCGCATGGCCTGGGCCCTGAAGCAGAAAAACCCTCAGGCGCTGTACGACGAAATGACCCTGATGGCCGACAAGATGCGCGCCAAGGCCAAACAAGGCGCCCACTGA
- the ngg gene encoding N-acetylglutaminylglutamine synthetase gives MKANATAYSQRLLRGQAPSYERLQARFAEDGSEPGNVPIALHCGWGRLLIGHTFPDPGSLAAELLNEQPGERDIALYVAAPQQVLGLEPAQLFLDPSDTLRLWFSDYRQATRVFRGFRIRRAQSESDWQAINQLYQARAMLPIDPQLLTPRHQGGPVYWLAEDEDSGAVIGSVMGLNHHKAYQDPEHGSSLWCLAVDPDCSRPGVGEVLVRHLIEHFMSRGLSYLDLSVLHDNRQAKNLYAKLGFRTLSTFAIKRKNGINQPLFLGPGPQAEFNPYARIIVEEAHRRGIDVQVDDADAGLFTLSHGGRRVRCRESLSDLTSAISMSLCQDKSLTHKVLKGAGLQLPAQQLAGNADDNLAFLDEHQRVVVKPLDGEQGQGVAVDLSTIEEVQRAIDQARRFDSRVLLESFHQGLDLRILVIGFEVVAAAIRRPAEIIGDGRHSIGALIEARSRRRQAATGGESKIPLDAETQRTLHAAGYDYNSVLPAGERLFVRRTANLHTGGTLEDVTGILHPTLADAAIRAARALDIPVVGLDLLVPAADQPDYVFIEANERAGLANHEPQPTAERFIDLLFPHSQPAP, from the coding sequence ATGAAAGCGAATGCCACGGCTTACAGCCAACGCCTGCTGCGTGGCCAGGCGCCGTCCTATGAACGCCTGCAAGCGCGCTTCGCCGAGGACGGCAGCGAACCCGGCAACGTTCCCATTGCGCTGCACTGCGGCTGGGGCCGACTGCTGATCGGCCACACCTTTCCCGATCCCGGCAGCCTGGCCGCGGAGCTGCTCAACGAGCAGCCCGGTGAACGCGACATCGCTCTTTACGTGGCCGCGCCGCAGCAGGTGCTGGGCCTGGAACCGGCGCAATTGTTCCTTGACCCTTCCGACACCCTGCGTCTGTGGTTCAGCGACTATCGCCAGGCCACCCGGGTGTTTCGCGGCTTCCGCATCCGTCGGGCACAAAGCGAATCCGACTGGCAGGCCATCAATCAGCTGTACCAGGCCCGGGCCATGCTGCCCATCGATCCGCAGCTGCTGACCCCGCGCCATCAGGGCGGTCCGGTGTACTGGCTGGCCGAGGACGAAGACAGCGGCGCGGTGATCGGCAGCGTCATGGGCCTGAACCACCACAAGGCCTACCAGGACCCGGAGCACGGCAGCAGCCTTTGGTGCCTGGCGGTGGACCCCGATTGCAGCCGTCCGGGCGTCGGCGAAGTGCTGGTGCGGCACCTGATCGAACACTTCATGAGCCGCGGCCTGAGCTACCTCGACCTGTCGGTGCTGCACGACAATCGCCAGGCCAAGAATCTCTACGCCAAGCTGGGCTTTCGCACCCTGTCGACCTTCGCCATCAAGCGCAAGAACGGCATCAACCAGCCGTTGTTCCTCGGCCCCGGCCCCCAGGCGGAGTTCAATCCTTATGCGCGAATCATCGTCGAGGAGGCCCATCGCCGTGGCATCGACGTGCAAGTGGACGACGCCGACGCCGGGCTGTTCACCCTCAGCCACGGCGGGCGCCGGGTGCGTTGCCGGGAATCCCTGAGCGACCTGACCAGCGCCATCAGCATGAGCCTGTGCCAGGACAAGAGCCTGACGCACAAGGTGCTCAAGGGCGCCGGCCTGCAACTGCCCGCCCAGCAATTGGCGGGCAACGCCGACGACAACCTGGCGTTTCTCGACGAGCACCAGCGGGTGGTGGTCAAGCCGTTGGACGGTGAACAGGGACAAGGCGTGGCCGTGGATCTGAGCACGATTGAAGAGGTGCAGCGCGCCATCGACCAGGCCCGCCGCTTTGACAGCCGAGTGTTGCTGGAAAGCTTCCACCAAGGGCTGGACCTGCGCATCCTGGTGATCGGCTTTGAAGTGGTGGCCGCGGCCATCCGCCGTCCCGCCGAGATCATCGGCGACGGTCGGCATTCCATTGGCGCCTTGATCGAGGCCCGCAGCCGCCGACGCCAGGCGGCCACCGGAGGGGAAAGCAAGATCCCCCTGGACGCGGAAACCCAGCGCACCCTGCATGCCGCCGGTTACGACTACAACAGCGTGCTGCCGGCCGGCGAGCGGCTGTTCGTCCGGCGCACCGCCAACCTGCACACCGGCGGCACCCTGGAAGACGTCACCGGCATTCTCCATCCGACCCTGGCCGACGCCGCCATCCGCGCGGCCCGGGCCCTGGACATTCCGGTGGTCGGCCTGGACCTGCTGGTGCCGGCAGCGGACCAGCCGGACTACGTGTTCATCGAAGCCAACGAGCGCGCCGGGCTGGCCAACCACGAACCGCAACCCACCGCCGAGCGTTTTATCGACCTGCTGTTTCCCCACAGCCAACCGGCGCCTTGA
- a CDS encoding fimbrial protein translates to MNINVLLNNRWSLVAWFLLTALHGNQVWANTCTGNPLSTHFTSADFAMLKPPRDIPVGSTILVKEIDQGKTTMNCSGDGLWFDYGFVGGATKTAYEHVYQTGVPGIGMRIYWYNEGGVYMEWPRFERRLNPTTYTPPHKFKLELVKTGPISSGKFLDHKIRIYYHNQLSNEILFNNVSYNAQRSGCSVLRPVQTVIMPSVPLSKFAKDELVFGPKSFAIDLKCDKGVKVAYVIDGVIYNGHVLLNSQDEGMAKGVGLILVQGDASSQVIQKLGTRTEFKTTQTTVDDEMLSLPLTVFYVNFGPKVTAGYVRSNAMVTFMYE, encoded by the coding sequence ATGAACATCAACGTCCTGCTAAACAACCGATGGTCCTTGGTCGCGTGGTTTCTGTTGACGGCTCTGCACGGCAATCAGGTGTGGGCCAACACATGCACCGGAAATCCACTGTCGACGCACTTCACCAGTGCCGACTTCGCCATGCTCAAGCCTCCTCGCGACATTCCGGTGGGCAGCACTATCCTGGTCAAGGAAATTGACCAGGGTAAAACGACCATGAACTGTAGCGGTGATGGGCTCTGGTTTGACTACGGTTTTGTCGGGGGCGCCACCAAGACGGCCTATGAACATGTCTATCAGACCGGAGTACCGGGGATTGGCATGCGGATTTACTGGTACAACGAGGGTGGGGTGTACATGGAGTGGCCCAGGTTCGAGCGTCGGCTGAACCCCACTACGTATACACCACCGCATAAGTTCAAGTTGGAACTGGTCAAGACTGGCCCCATCAGCTCCGGAAAGTTCCTCGACCACAAGATCAGGATTTATTACCACAACCAATTGAGCAATGAGATCTTGTTCAATAACGTGTCTTACAACGCTCAGCGCAGTGGTTGTAGTGTCCTCCGTCCGGTGCAAACGGTCATCATGCCTTCTGTCCCGTTGAGCAAGTTCGCTAAGGATGAACTTGTGTTTGGCCCTAAGTCGTTCGCGATTGATCTTAAGTGTGACAAAGGGGTCAAGGTGGCCTATGTCATTGATGGGGTCATCTACAATGGGCATGTTTTGCTTAATAGCCAAGATGAGGGCATGGCCAAGGGCGTGGGGTTGATTCTGGTACAAGGTGATGCCAGCAGCCAGGTTATTCAAAAACTTGGGACCCGGACGGAATTCAAGACTACGCAAACTACAGTCGATGACGAAATGCTCAGCTTACCGTTAACCGTCTTTTACGTGAATTTCGGTCCGAAAGTGACGGCTGGCTATGTTCGGAGCAATGCCATGGTGACGTTCATGTATGAATGA
- a CDS encoding DUF3309 family protein, translating to MGTILIVILILLLIGGLPVFPHSRSWGYGPSGIIGVVLVVLLVLLLLGRI from the coding sequence ATGGGCACCATTCTGATTGTTATTCTGATTTTGCTGCTGATTGGCGGCCTGCCGGTATTCCCCCACTCCAGAAGTTGGGGTTATGGCCCTTCGGGAATCATCGGTGTCGTGCTGGTGGTGCTCTTGGTGTTATTGCTGCTGGGCAGGATTTGA